TGTAACACCTTCGAATAACTGGTTACTCTGGAGGCGTGTCGCCGGTTGAATCCTCGGGGGTCGCGCTGTCAGAAGGCTTACGGCCTGGTTCTGCGTCCGGCTTCTCGTCCACAGCAAGGACGGGAAGGAGCACAAGCCTGACCGTCGTGCCCTGGCCCGGCAAGCTGGTGAGTTCCACGTGGCCCCCCATGTCTTCGATGATCTTTTTGGTCATGGCAAGCCCGAGGCCGGCGCCCTTGTCCTTTGTCGAAAAGAACGGGCTGAAGACCTTCTCGCGCAGATCGTCGGGGATGCCCGGCCCGTCGTCGACAGCTTCCAGGAAGACATGCTGGTTGCTCATGCCGGTGCGCAGGCTCAGTCTGCCTCCGCCCTGCATGGCTTCCAGGGCGTTGCGTACGAGGTTGATGATGCACTGCTTGATGAGGTCGCCGTCGCCCTTGGCGCGGGCAATGGTGTCGTCGAGCTCGATGCAACAGGACACTTGTTGCGAATCGCAGGCCAGTCCGAACAGTTCCATGGTCTCGCGCACCAGCTGATTCAGGTCCACCCAGTCCTGCCTGGCGTCCGTGGGGCGGGCGAAGTTCGTCGTGGACTTGAGAATTTTGTCCAGACGTTTGGACTCCTCGAGAATGATGGAGACTTTTTCGCGGTCGCTTTCGGTAAGGGAGGAGGAGCGCATGAGCGCGTTGGCGAAGCCGGCAATTGAGAAAAGCGGGTTCCTGATTTCGTGGGCGATGTAGGTGGACAGTTCGCCGATGGCGGCCATCTTTTCGGATTGGGCGAGGCGTTGCTCCATGTGCGTGCGCGTGGTGATGTCCCTCCGCATTTCTATGACCGCGGCAATCCTGCCGTCTCCATCGAACACCGGGTAGGTGTAGATGCGATAGTAGTGCATGCGGCCATCCGCGCCCACGTAGGTATAAACGCCTTCGGCCTTGGTGCCCGTCTCCATAGTTTCGCCCAATGGACATTTCGCATCGAGGGAGCAGCAGAACGCCCCGCCGTCCATTTCGGAGCAGGAGGTGCCGATCAGCTGGTCCTTCGGCACTTTCATCCGCTCGGGCAGGTGGTTGTTCATGTCCAGGATGGTTCCGTCCGGGGAGAGCAGCACGATGTCCTCTTGGACCTCATCGAACAAGGTGTTAAAGATGGAGCGCGTGTAGCTCAGATCGCTTTCGCACTTGCCGAGCTCCTGGGTGGACTGCAGGAACTCGCCGAAGCAGCCGGCTGCGCGTGCGTTGATTACCGACACCGTGGGCGGCAGTTCGGTGCGCAGGTTCTGGAAGTGCTCGTGGTCGCCACTGAGGTCCAGAATGAGTTCCACGCCCGGAACAGCGGTCAGCAACGCAGGCACGCTTGGGAACCAGGCGATGGACGCCGGGCTTTCGAGCGTGTCGGAGGCTGGTTCCGCGCCGTTGTTCTGAAGAACGAGGCCGGCTATGGACATCCAGGAGCATGACGCCTGGAAATCCTTGCTTGCGATGAGCCGGACGAGCGAATCGAGCGCGGCGGCAGGGCCTACCGCGCCGATGAGGAACGCCTTGCTGTCCGATGCAGCATGCCGGGAGCTTTTGTTCTCATGTGCGGACATAAAATATGGCTTTCGGGTCAAAAGCTCTGCCTTTGGCCGGATCAGGCCGGCTTTTTCACGAGGGATAAATCAACATACACCCTTTGAGGATTGTCTGAAAGGGGTGCGGAATCAAGCGTCGTTTCCGGTTAATCTTCCAGTTGTCGGGGGTCCAGTCCATATTTTGTGGGGTTTGATCCGGAAGCTTTTCATACATTTTACTTTGAGCGAATACGCATGGAACAATCCTTACTTGTGTACGTAACGAGCCTCGGCTGCCCGAAAAACACCGTGGATACCGAACGTCTCGTCGGCGCGCTCGGCCCCGGCGTCGTACTCACGGGCGATCCCGAGGCGGCCGAGCTGGTTCTCGTCAACACCTGCGCATTTATCCACCCTGCCGTGGAGGAATCGGTCGATGTCATCCTGGAGCTTGTGCACGCGGTCGAGGAGGAGAATCCTTCGGCCGTGCTGGCCGTGGCCGGTTGTCTGGTGCAGCGCTACGGCGCGGCCGAACTAACTGCCGAAATACCGGAAGTGGACCTCTGGCTGACTCCCTCTGAATGGCCGCACTGGCCCGAAATGGTGCGGGAGAAGGTTGCGGCGGGGCGCGCGGGCAAGGTTGTTCCGGCATCAGCGGGTCCGAGCGTTGCTCCGGGCGGACCGCGGTCTCTCTCCACCACGGCAGGCCATGCCTACCTCAAGCTCAGCGAAGGGTGCGACCACGCCTGCGGTTTCTGCACGATCCCCTCCATCAAAGGACCTCATGTGAGCTTCGATGCCGACGCGCTGGTGGAAGAGGCCAGAGCGCTGGTGGCCGGGGAGCACGGTCCGCCGGTAAAGGAGCTGGTTCTCGTGGGGCAGGATCTGACCGCCTGGGGGAGAAGCAAGGGCAAAGGCTCGGCTCCGCTGGTGGGGCTGCTGGAGCGGCTGCTCGCCATAGATGGCTTGGCTTGGTTGCGGACCATGTATCTCTACCCGGCCGGCCTGGACGACAGACTGCTAGACTTTTACCGGGCCAATGCGGCCCCCGGCGGCGTGCTGCTGCCGTATTTCGACATCCCGCTGCAACATGCGCATCCCGATATCCTACGGCGCATGGGGAGGCCATTTTCCGGGGATCCCGCACGGGTGGTGGACCGGGTTCGCTCGGCCGTGCCGGACGCGGCCCTTCGCACCACGTTCATCGTGGGCTATCCCGGGGAGGAGGCGCACCATTTCGAGGCGCTGGAAAAGTTCGTGCGCGAAACGCGGTTTCAGCACATGGGTGCGTTTCCCTACTGGCCGGAGGAGGGCACCCGCGCTGCGTCCATGGCCGACCAGGTGGCCGATTCGGTGAAAAAGTCGCGGCTCAAGCGGCTCATGAAGGCGCAGGCGGAGATAAGCGAGGAGCTTCTGGAACAATACGTGGGCGAGGAGATGGAGGTGCTGGTGGATGCTCCGGTGGCTGAATGGCCGGGACTGCACAAGGGCCGGGTGTGGCTGCAGGCGCCGGAGGTGGACGGCGTGACCTATGTTTCGGGCGAGGAGGTGCGCCCTGGCGTCTTGATTCGTGCGTCCATAGAAGAATCGAAAACCTACGATCTGGTTGCGCTCTCTTGAATATTTGAGTTGTCAAGCCTGTTTTTCTCTGTTAGACGACGGGTTCCCTTATGTATGGGGATGGTGTGTCCTGGGACTGACGCGGCGAGGCCGTGTCTGTGTGTAACCTTTTGTCATTCTGAGTGAATTCCTTTATGTCCAACGAGTCAACCCAAAAAGACCTCTTGACGACCGACGGGGGCCTGGATTTCGAGGCTGCCCTGGAAGATTACCTCAACGCCGATTTCGGCTCTCTGGAAGAAGGCTCCATTGTCCAGGGCGAGGTGGTCAAGGCAGACGAGAACACTGTCCTCGTCGATGTCAACTTCAAATCCGAAGGCCAGATTCCCGCGCAGGAATTCACCGACCAGGAAGGTAACCTGACCGTAGCTGTCGGTGACAAGGTCGATGTCTTCGTCGTCCGCAAGGACGAGTTGGAAGGCACCCTGATCCTCTCGCGCGACAAGGCCAAACGCATGCAACTCTTCGACAAGCTCGAAGAGACTCAAGAGAAGGACGAGACCACCACCGGCCGCATCATCCGCCGCATCAAAGGCGGCTACACGGTGGATCTGGGCGGTCTGGAGGCATTCCTTCCCGGCTCCCACGTGGATCTGCGGCCCGTGCCGGACATGGACGCGCTGGTGGGTGAAGAGTTCGAGTTCCGCGTACTCAAGATCAACCGTCGTCGCTCCAACGTCATCGTTTCTCGCCGCGTGCTGCTCGAAGAAGAGCGCGAATCCAAGCGCACCGAGCTGCTCAAGACGCTCGAAGAAGACCAGACCGTTACCGGCAAGGTGAAAAATATCACCGAGTATGGCGTGTTCGTGGATCTGGGCGGCCTCGACGGGCTGCTGCACATTACGGACATGTCCTGGAAGCGCATCAAGCATCCCAAGGAAATGGTCAAGCTGGGCCAGGAGCTGGAGCTCAAAGTCCTCAACTTCGACCGCGAGTCCAAGAAAGTCTCTCTGGGCCTCAAGCAGCTGGTGCCCGACCCGTGGGAAGACATCACCGGAAAATACCCGGAAGGCAAGCGCCTCAACGGCAAGGTCACCAATCTCGTGGACTACGGCGCCTTCGTGGAGCTGGAGCCCGGCGTGGAAGGTCTGGTGCACATCTCCGAAATGTCCTGGACCCGCAAGCTGCGTCATCCCTCCCAGATGGTGAAGGTTGGCGACGAGGTCGATGTCGTCATCCTCGGCGTCGATCCCGACAAGAAGCGCATCTCCCTGGGCATGAAGCAGATCAGCCCGAACCCCTGGGATCTCGTGGCTGAAAAGTATCCCGAAGGCACCGTGCTCGAAGGCACCATCAAGAATATCACCGAGTTCGGTATCTTCATCGGCATCGAAGACGGCATCGACGGCCTCATCCACGTCTCGGACATCTCCTGGACCAAGAAGATCCGCCATCCCGAGGAGATCTATCAGGTCGGCGACACCGTCCAGGCCAAGGTCCTCACCGTGGACAAGGAGAACGAAAAGTTCACCCTGGGCATCAAGCAGCTCAACGAGGATCCGTGGACGCAGGTTCCCACCCGCTATCCCGTGGGCAGCATGGTGCGTGGCACCGTGACCAACATCACCGACTTTGGCCTCTTCGTCGAGGTGGAGGAAGGCATCGAGGGTCTGGTGCACGTGTCCGAGATCTCCATGAAGAAGGTCAAGAGCCCCTCCGAGATGTTCACCGAGGGTGCGGAGATCGAAGCCAAAGTCATCCACGTCAGCGCCGAAGAACGCCGCCTCGGTCTCTCCATCAAGCAGATCAAGGAAGAGGAAGAGCGTAAGAAGCCCAAGGAGTTCCGCTCCTCAGGCGAAGAGGCAGGCACCACGCTCGGCGATCTCCTGAAGCAAAAGCTGGAAGGGGATGGTGAAGAATAGCGGCGACTTCAGCCAGCGTCACCCGTTCCTTTTCGGATTCGCAGTACTCGCGGCAGTCGTGGTCTTCATGATAGGAGCCATGGCTGCCGTTCGCTTTTTGTTCCTGGGCGGCGAAGGGGGCATGACGGGCAAACGCTACGGCCTGGTGCGAATCGAGGGTCCGATCATCGACGCCGAACCAGTGGTGGAGTTCATTACTGGCCTGCGGGATGATTCCGACGTGGCAGGGGTGCTCATACGGGTGGACTCCCCCGGCGGCGTGGTCGGCCCGGCGCAGGAGATACACGCCGCGGTCAAGGAAACCGCCGCGGTCAAACCCGTGGTCGTTTCCATGGGCTCCGTGGCCGCTTCCGGCGGCTACTACGTCGCATGCCCGGCGCATAAGATCGTGGCCAACCCCGGCACGCTCACCGGGTCCATCGGCGTGATCATGACCATGGGCAAATGGAAGGAGCTCATGGACAGGATCGGGCTCACCTTCGAGGCAATCACCTCCGGAGAGATGAAAGACGCCGGGTCCCCGTACCGCGAACTCACGCCCAAGGAGCGACTCTACTTCCAGAACCTCGTGGATGACCTCCATGATCAGTTCGTCACGGACGTGGCCGATGGGCGGAGCATGGACATCCGCAAGGTTCGAGAGCTTGCCGACGGTCGCATCTACACCGGGCGGCAGGCCAGGGAAAGCGGCCTGGTGGACGAGATGGGCGGCTTCGAAGTGGCCAAGGACATGCTCCGGGCAATGACGGGGAAGGGCAATCTGCCCTTTGACGAGGGGCCGGTGAAGGACAGGGGGCTTCTGGACATGCTCATCGGCGTTGTCTCGCACATCGATCCGGGAAAGGCCACTGGCCCGCGTTTCGAATACACGGTGCGGTAGTCAGCTCAGATTATTACAGACGACGCATGAAGTATGAACCGCTGTAGCCGAAAGGTTGCAGCGGTTTTCTACTATGTTTGTTTGGCTGCACGAAGGGCGGTCCCCCCCTTGAAAATCCCAAAGGCGACGCCTCTTAGAATAGCAATATAAGCGTACCGGCAAGGGCGAGAAACACGTTGGCGAAGGCATAGGTGCCGGCGTACCCCAAAGCCGGCAGATGGCTGCCGGCCCGTTCGGTCACAATGTTCAGTGCCGGGGTGGAGGTCATGGCGCCGGTGAGCGCGCCGAGCAAAAGCGCCGGGTTGAACTTCAGAACCTTGCGGCCGAACGCGTAGCCCACCAGAACAGGCGCGGTGGTGACCATGATGCCGCACAGGAACATGGACGGTCCCACGGAAAGCAGCGCGTCGAGAATGCCGCCCCCGGCTTTGAGACCGACTCCGGCCATGAAGAGCATGAGCCCGAACTCCATGAACACCCAGCGCGCTGCCGGCGGCACACGACCGAACGTGGGATGCATGGAGCGCAAAAAGCCCACAAGTATGCCGGAGAAGAGCAGGCCGCCGGCAGAACCAAGGCTCAGGTGCACGGCGCCGACAGTGAGTGTGATCTTGCCGAGCAGTATGCCGCCGGCGATGCCGAAAGCGAACGTCAGGAGATCGGTCTCCACGATGTTCCGTTCCTCGTGTCCGAGCAGGGGCACGAGTTCCGCCAGGCGGTGGCGCATGCCGGTCACGCGAACCACGTCGCCTTTCTCCAGAATCATGTCGGGACTTACGGGAAGCTTGATCTGCGAGCGGGTGATGCGTGTGACGTAGCAGCCGAAACGGCTGAGGATGTGCAGGTCTGCCAGGCTCTTGCCTGCGGCGTCCTGATGAGTGATCACGACGTCGATTGTCTCGATGGGCGAAGTGAACAGGTCGGCGTCTTTGACCTCCTCGCCCAGGTGCTTTTCGAGCCTGGCGAGCTTTTCCATGGAGCCGGCCACGGAAATCTTGTCACCCTGCTCGATCACGGTGGCTGCGGTCGGCTTCAGTACCTCGTCGCCGCGTTTAAGTTCCTGAAACACGCACATCGTGCCCTTGCAGAAGGTGAGTTGATCCAAACGCTTGCCCACTACGTCCGGATTCTCGACCTTGTAAGCACGCACCATGTGCATTTCAGGCTTTTCGGGATCCGGCTCCTCGGTGCGGAAGCGGCGTTCCCGGCCCAGCTTTTTCGCTTCATCCTTGAGCTCTATTCTGAGCAACATGGGAATCCACTTCACGAAAAGGATAAGCCCGATGAGCCCGAAGATGTATGTGATGGCGTACCCGATGGAAATCTGCTGGGACATGTCGAAAGCGGTCAAGCCTTCGGGAATGGGTGCAAGGCCGCTCTTTACGGCATCCTGAGCCGCAGCCAGGGTGGGGGTGGACGTGAGCGCGCCGGCAAGGAGCCCGGCCGTATGGCCAGCGGAGAACCCGACGGCCTGGGCGAGAAAGACAGCCACGACAACGGAAGTGACCGCAACCACAACAGCCAGGCTCACGTACTTGAGTCCATCCTGGAGAAACACGCTGAAAAAACGAGGGCCGGCCTGCAATCCCACGGAATAGATGAAGAGGATGAAGCCGATCTCCTGCGCGGGTGAGGCGCCGCCGAGGCCCATGTGGCCGAAGGCGAGGCCGGCGAGCAGCACGCCTGCCGTGGCTCCCAGGCGGAAGGTGCCGATGCGGATGTTACCGATGAGGTAGCCGAACCCCAGAACGAGAAACAGGACGAGCAGGTGAGAGGTGCTGAGCAGATCGAAGAGATCGATTTCCATGGGCGGATCGTATGTGTTCCAGCGGTGTCACAAAAGGTAAAGCTCCGGCAGCCGGAAGCAGCTCAAAGGACCTCATTATATGCATAAGCCATGCGCGGCAATGGTGCAAGGTGCGGGCAAGGACGCGATACGCGGCTCAGTTGAGCCGGATTCGGTTGATGAAGAGTGCGATGGCAAGCTCTTTCCAGTGAAGAAAACACGTCTGGCGCAAGCAGGTGTGGGGGCCTGCTGACGGGAAATTGAAGTTATGCAGTTTCGGCCTTGCTGGCGCGCCGTTGCTACGGACGATGCAGGAGCAGAAATCACGAACCTGCACGGGCCGCCGTCCGTCCCATGTGTTGACCATTCCGTGGTCGCGCATGTCAGGGTGCTTCGGTGTCCGGGATCTGACGAGGGCCACCGCTCGGGGGAGCGCTCTGCCCGGAAACGTTCGGAGGCTGTCCGAGGTCTGGTTCCGGGGTTGTCGCGTTCGGGCATGGGGCTGGCGCTTCGCCCCGACGAGTCTGATTATCTTCAAGCGTGAAGGGGCCGTATGCGCCGTATGGTCGCCGCGTGTGTCGCTCGCGCATTTCACGGACCATGGGAGACGGTGCGTCGTCGAAGCGGTCAGGGTAACGGCGCAATTTATCGCGGTCTGTCCGTTGCGCATTTGCAGGCATTGCCAGGCAGGCGGCGAACAAAACAGTGCAGAGCGTGAGCAGGAAACGCATTGCAATCCTCCATATGGGTTGCTGAAAATGTCCGGTCGCTGCGCGGCTCCAAAGATCAAACCACCAGATAGTGGAAGTGCGCTTCAGGCTGGATCTTTAACACGGCTTTCCCACGAATATATATCGGAACAGCTTGCGAGAATGACATTTACAACGACCGATAAGCCTGTCCCTGGTTTTCCTGTCCGTATGGCTGTCGGCCTGAGACTGGCCGTGCGTGGAGGGAAGCGCAACACCATGAAATGAACAGAATCAACGGCCGTGGATTTTTTGATAAGTCGGCGTCAGAGGCAGGTCGACCTTCTCGGTGCCCAAGTATGATGCGCAATCAAACCTTCATGCGCGGTTCTCGGGATGCGACCGTAGTTTTGAACTACCCAGTGGTGCTCGGCGCCACTCAGTCCGTGGGAGTCTCGCATTGCGAAACATCCTTGGTGGAGCCCGGTCCGGCCAGAGGCTTGAAGCACTTCTTGGTGGCCCCGCAGATGGGACAGCGCCAGTCCTCAGGCAGGTCTTCGAACCGGGTTCCCTTGGGGATCTTGCCCTTGCGGTCGCCCCTGTCAGGATCATAGATGTAACCGCAGTTCACGGTCTGACATTGGTACATTTCTTCCGGTCGCGCCATATGTCCTCCATGACGTACGGGAACAATGGCCGTAGACCATGGCCTCCCGTACTTTTTTGAAACCCCGAGCAGGACTCCTGTCAATACTATCCACTGTGAAGCAGCGTCGGGAAAAGTCAAGGTGTGATACCGGGGACATGTGCCTGTTTTTCAAGTAACCGGCCAGGGGCTTTTCCTTCAGCGTCAAACCATGTAGAGAGGCCTCTCCCGCTCGCAATAATTTTTTCGTCGTTGTCAAGCATACCGTCGTCAGTTCAACCGGAGGCTCACGTGTCTGAAGAACACGTCGTCAACAAAACGCTCGATTCGATCAACGAGC
The nucleotide sequence above comes from Oceanidesulfovibrio indonesiensis. Encoded proteins:
- a CDS encoding two-component system sensor histidine kinase NtrB, with translation MSAHENKSSRHAASDSKAFLIGAVGPAAALDSLVRLIASKDFQASCSWMSIAGLVLQNNGAEPASDTLESPASIAWFPSVPALLTAVPGVELILDLSGDHEHFQNLRTELPPTVSVINARAAGCFGEFLQSTQELGKCESDLSYTRSIFNTLFDEVQEDIVLLSPDGTILDMNNHLPERMKVPKDQLIGTSCSEMDGGAFCCSLDAKCPLGETMETGTKAEGVYTYVGADGRMHYYRIYTYPVFDGDGRIAAVIEMRRDITTRTHMEQRLAQSEKMAAIGELSTYIAHEIRNPLFSIAGFANALMRSSSLTESDREKVSIILEESKRLDKILKSTTNFARPTDARQDWVDLNQLVRETMELFGLACDSQQVSCCIELDDTIARAKGDGDLIKQCIINLVRNALEAMQGGGRLSLRTGMSNQHVFLEAVDDGPGIPDDLREKVFSPFFSTKDKGAGLGLAMTKKIIEDMGGHVELTSLPGQGTTVRLVLLPVLAVDEKPDAEPGRKPSDSATPEDSTGDTPPE
- the rimO gene encoding 30S ribosomal protein S12 methylthiotransferase RimO, translating into MEQSLLVYVTSLGCPKNTVDTERLVGALGPGVVLTGDPEAAELVLVNTCAFIHPAVEESVDVILELVHAVEEENPSAVLAVAGCLVQRYGAAELTAEIPEVDLWLTPSEWPHWPEMVREKVAAGRAGKVVPASAGPSVAPGGPRSLSTTAGHAYLKLSEGCDHACGFCTIPSIKGPHVSFDADALVEEARALVAGEHGPPVKELVLVGQDLTAWGRSKGKGSAPLVGLLERLLAIDGLAWLRTMYLYPAGLDDRLLDFYRANAAPGGVLLPYFDIPLQHAHPDILRRMGRPFSGDPARVVDRVRSAVPDAALRTTFIVGYPGEEAHHFEALEKFVRETRFQHMGAFPYWPEEGTRAASMADQVADSVKKSRLKRLMKAQAEISEELLEQYVGEEMEVLVDAPVAEWPGLHKGRVWLQAPEVDGVTYVSGEEVRPGVLIRASIEESKTYDLVALS
- a CDS encoding 30S ribosomal protein S1, which codes for MSNESTQKDLLTTDGGLDFEAALEDYLNADFGSLEEGSIVQGEVVKADENTVLVDVNFKSEGQIPAQEFTDQEGNLTVAVGDKVDVFVVRKDELEGTLILSRDKAKRMQLFDKLEETQEKDETTTGRIIRRIKGGYTVDLGGLEAFLPGSHVDLRPVPDMDALVGEEFEFRVLKINRRRSNVIVSRRVLLEEERESKRTELLKTLEEDQTVTGKVKNITEYGVFVDLGGLDGLLHITDMSWKRIKHPKEMVKLGQELELKVLNFDRESKKVSLGLKQLVPDPWEDITGKYPEGKRLNGKVTNLVDYGAFVELEPGVEGLVHISEMSWTRKLRHPSQMVKVGDEVDVVILGVDPDKKRISLGMKQISPNPWDLVAEKYPEGTVLEGTIKNITEFGIFIGIEDGIDGLIHVSDISWTKKIRHPEEIYQVGDTVQAKVLTVDKENEKFTLGIKQLNEDPWTQVPTRYPVGSMVRGTVTNITDFGLFVEVEEGIEGLVHVSEISMKKVKSPSEMFTEGAEIEAKVIHVSAEERRLGLSIKQIKEEEERKKPKEFRSSGEEAGTTLGDLLKQKLEGDGEE
- the sppA gene encoding signal peptide peptidase SppA, whose product is MVKNSGDFSQRHPFLFGFAVLAAVVVFMIGAMAAVRFLFLGGEGGMTGKRYGLVRIEGPIIDAEPVVEFITGLRDDSDVAGVLIRVDSPGGVVGPAQEIHAAVKETAAVKPVVVSMGSVAASGGYYVACPAHKIVANPGTLTGSIGVIMTMGKWKELMDRIGLTFEAITSGEMKDAGSPYRELTPKERLYFQNLVDDLHDQFVTDVADGRSMDIRKVRELADGRIYTGRQARESGLVDEMGGFEVAKDMLRAMTGKGNLPFDEGPVKDRGLLDMLIGVVSHIDPGKATGPRFEYTVR
- a CDS encoding aspartate:alanine exchanger family transporter, which translates into the protein MEIDLFDLLSTSHLLVLFLVLGFGYLIGNIRIGTFRLGATAGVLLAGLAFGHMGLGGASPAQEIGFILFIYSVGLQAGPRFFSVFLQDGLKYVSLAVVVAVTSVVVAVFLAQAVGFSAGHTAGLLAGALTSTPTLAAAQDAVKSGLAPIPEGLTAFDMSQQISIGYAITYIFGLIGLILFVKWIPMLLRIELKDEAKKLGRERRFRTEEPDPEKPEMHMVRAYKVENPDVVGKRLDQLTFCKGTMCVFQELKRGDEVLKPTAATVIEQGDKISVAGSMEKLARLEKHLGEEVKDADLFTSPIETIDVVITHQDAAGKSLADLHILSRFGCYVTRITRSQIKLPVSPDMILEKGDVVRVTGMRHRLAELVPLLGHEERNIVETDLLTFAFGIAGGILLGKITLTVGAVHLSLGSAGGLLFSGILVGFLRSMHPTFGRVPPAARWVFMEFGLMLFMAGVGLKAGGGILDALLSVGPSMFLCGIMVTTAPVLVGYAFGRKVLKFNPALLLGALTGAMTSTPALNIVTERAGSHLPALGYAGTYAFANVFLALAGTLILLF
- a CDS encoding rubredoxin, which gives rise to MARPEEMYQCQTVNCGYIYDPDRGDRKGKIPKGTRFEDLPEDWRCPICGATKKCFKPLAGPGSTKDVSQCETPTD